A region of the Arachis hypogaea cultivar Tifrunner chromosome 15, arahy.Tifrunner.gnm2.J5K5, whole genome shotgun sequence genome:
atttaatattatttaattttttatatatatatttaagttAAAGCAAAGAAggtaaaaatatataatgaaaatTTTGTCATGAATAAAAAACGAGTTTTATTTTGAGATGATTGCCAAGTAGTATCGAATATATTCTTATTACTAACTACATAAAATTAACTAGCTTATGATTTTAATTCTCTTATTTTTGCTATAAATTAAAACTAGGGTTAAGTTACTCAAATAAAATGGTTCAAATTAATATTATCATATTACAACTTTCTCAAATTCAAAATACAATTGCAATTTTTTACATATTTATATAAACTGTTGCTGTGAAATGCATAAACCACTATAAGTAGTAGTAATTGATGTGAGATTTATCTTTAACcattcttaataaaataaaaggagGATTTATTAAATAGATAGAAAttgtattcaaaatttttattcaatctacactaaaatataaataaatataatttaaattataaaacttttaaaatttaaaaagtaatacCAAATATGCTATATAAGTATACTGTATTAATAAGTATTGTCCACTTAAATTCAgtttttagataaataaaatttaaatcataaaacttttaaaatttaaaaaatcaatacttattgaatattaaaaagtttggtattaattttttaaattttaaaagttttatgatttaaattttatttatctaaaaacTGAATTTAAGTGGACAATACTTATTAATACAGTGTACTCATATAGCATATTTGgtattactttttaaattttaaaaattttataatttaaattatatttatttatattttagtgtaTATCGAATGAAAATTTTGAATACAATTCTTATCTATGTTGCGCCATACATAAAAATTGCAAGTTAAACTTTCATCCAAAAACTAATCCTCCATAAAAAATGAACTAAATCCACGCTAAAGCATAAACCGCGACATACGTGTAGCGGATTATGTGATGTTTTTTTACAACATAATCCGTGACACCCTTGTAGCGGATTACGTGCATTTTATAAACCGCGATACCCCTGTCGTGGTTTACATAGTTTATAGAAAAAGTACATTTCGGTATCTACTTTGCAAAATGTGTATTCTGGTAATATTGATGACCAGtttatttaaaacaataaattgCTCTATCATATAATATACaatatagctatattttaattttaatttcaatattttaattttaattttaatacaattaaaaaatattatgttacacattttgattgtcaaatttgtaattagtcattgatattgattaaactttagattttaaattagtcattttaACACGTTTTCAATGATTAAACTTTagattttaaatcataaaaactTTATTACCATGTCATATCAATATCTTTGTCATGATCattattatcataaaataattttttgatacaaaatttaataaaataaattttattttaatctagaAGCAAACACAATTTTAcaataaggatatatatatatatatatatattttaaaaatgttagTGGGAGCACTTGCTCCACAAACTCAAAGATAGATTTATTTCTGATTTTAAGTGGAGTCGATCATTAAgagttattaaataatttgataaatttaactaaattatcatttaataattttaactattaacttcatatgaaataagatatatttatttttgattttatgtgaagttgatagttaagagttattaaataatttgacaaatttaattaaattatcatttaacaattttcaactatcaacttcacatgaaatacctgaatattttactttaattaaAAGCTTAAAACTATTCATGAATTAtggcatttatttatttatatggcATATATAGTCGCAATCAACGCGAATTGCGCCGTGCAAACCATAATAACTGGAGTCATAGTCACATAGAGAAGTTCCCTTCTTAAGAAGCAAGGCAAAAGGTGTCTTTTTCGTCACGTATAGCCTATCAAGAAGAATAAGTAGTGTGATTAAGActaaacaaaattaaacaaaccAAGCAAGAGACAGAAAGAATGGTGAACAAAAATGTGCTCCCATTTGTGGGAATGGTGATGGTTGTTATGTCACAGAGTGGGGGAATGGTGATAAACAAAGCCGCTATGAGTGATGGAATGAATAAGTATGTCATGCTTCTCTATTCTTACGTCATCTCCACCTTCCTGCTCCTCCCCTTTCCAATCCTTCACTACTTCAGGTTCTTTAACAATTTCTTATTAATTAATCAATTCCTtccttaattatatatatgaattaGCATTTTCTACggtcttttaattttcttaattttctttttttttttccttagcaGATCTGATGAGCGTACTACTACGCTCACGTTCTCCTCACTATGGAGCTTCTTTTTGCTTGGTTTGATTGGGTTGGTATTTGTATATGTTAATCTTACCAAAAAAGGAAACCATTTAATTACAATTTATTACATTCTACgtacatatacatatacacaaATTTGGTCCCATTGATTTCTATTATTGTTTTAACGGTGCAGATGCTCAGGGCAGATATTGAGTTATGTTGGCATAGAACTTAGCTCACCGACTCTTGCTTCCGCCATGCTTAACCTCATACCTGCTTTCACTTTTCTACTAGCTCTTATTTTCAGGTACCGTGTATTCTTATCTTCTcggattgttttttttttgggctCCACAACTTTTATTAGTGTAATTTTATTGGTACCTAGTTCTATGTTATTTTGAACATTATTCCTGCTGGTTGCATTAGATTCTTGAAAAATTCCCGTGTAAGTAATTATTTGTGGTACAATCTCATAAAAAAGTAAATATTCATTCTTAAATGATGAATATATTTTAAGTAACATTAACAAGACATATTTTGTAATTAGTATACCAAAAAATTATACGTCAAGAATATTTTTAGACGAGGAATGCTAGAGAgccatcagaatttattatttttgagcatcaattactcactaatgtttaaaagtataagataaagtatgttgttgaattattaaactaaaagaaTTAGACTAAATAAATTGAGTTGATAACTAAGtgttggtaaaaaataataaattctgatggcTCATAGGAAGGATGGTAGTATTGTATTGTAAGTAATTGTAACTAAAAATGATTGAATGGTTTAGGATGGAAGAAGCATGTTGGAGAGATTTGAGGACTCAAGCTAAAGTGTTAGGCACTGCAGTGTCAATTGGAGGAGCATTTGTTGTGATATTTTTCAAGGGTCCAGCAATCTTGAATAATACACAGTCCACCACACTCTCACTTCAATTTTCACAGCAAGTGAATTGGATCTTAGGAGGATTCTTCTGTGCTTGTGATTCTTTCTTAGGTGCCCTTTGGTATATTTATCAggttaattaattagtacacaaACAACACTACTCAATTATGTAGTATATATGttacttttattttacttaattacaTTGACACACATGATAATAATGATATGGTTACAGACTTCAATTGCAAAGAAATGCCCTGAATTAATGGTGATGGTGTTCTTCCAGAGCTTATTTTCAACGTTGGAGTGTGCATTATTTGCGTTGTTTGCAGTTAGAGATGCAGAGGCATGGTTGCTCAAGCTTCATACAGGTTGGCTTGCCATGCTATATCAGGTAACAAACAATCTCACACCCAAAACGTGATTTTTGTAAAAAATGAGCTCCTAAATCAGTTACTGTATATTTATGTATAACTACATAtactgtttaatttatttttaatgtgtattttgtattctaatatatattttattcaagtaGCTGATTTGGTGACTGAATTTTTGTACACACTTAAGATGGTTGTTGGTGTAATGTGTATAGGGAATAGGCGCAAACGTGATACGGTtcatcttattgacatggtgcgTGAGAAGAGCAGGGCCTCTGTTTTGCTCCATGTTTAAGCCAGTGGGAATCATCTTCACTGTTTTCATGGGTGCAATCTTCTTGGGGGATCATTTTTACCTTGGAAGGTagctaaattcaaattcaaattcaagtatttttaaaaatactattcgtacaccaaaatcagccattAAAATTACTAGACTAatttatttgtgtataaataaatatatataatttaatttattttcgataTATAGttgtatttcaatatatattttacactATTGATTAACTttaatggctgattttagtgtacacataaTATAGTTGAATATTTTTTATCTGATCTCTTTCTTAAGTGAATTCCAACATGTATCTGTGCAGTTTGGTTGGTGCGGTTATAATTGTAGTAGGGTTTTATGTTGTGATGTGGGGAAAGGCCGCTCAAGAGGACAAGGTTGACATTCACTACTTGGAATCAGCATCTTGTAATAATAATGTTCCCCTCTTGCAAAAAAACACCGCGTAGTAATAACTAGTGGAAATCCATCAACATCTTATTATGCTGTCGAAGCGGAATCGCATCGAAATTTAAAAAATGATGAAGCTAGTGTTGATATGGATATTAAGAGATTCGATGTATACAATTTTTTATGGTACTCTTATTACGTTTTGGAGAAGAAAAATACTGAAATGtgtaaatgtaattttttttttttgaaacgatATAATCTTAATGGATTACGAGTTTAGAATCAACTATACCATTTACAAAAATACTATATTCACACTAAATATCAGttataatatatttgtgtataaatatatattgtttaacttatttttaatatatattttatattttaatatatgttttatataattagctaatttaatagttaatttttagtgtatataaaatattttttatatcatttaTATTCAAATTGTTTAGCTTCAATTAATTTGATCATTGGTTTATTAATAGAAGATACttaaccaaaaataaagaaaCGAAAGGAAAAGGATTTATTGATAAATACTTTATTTCTACATCACTATATGTATAAAGTAAGatttctcatttcttcatttaataaaaaattaaaattagactcATAGCATTTTTTAAGGAAGCCACTTATATAAAGacacaaaaaatatcttttttttaaagatgtgtACACATATCATAATATGATTGTACATCTTTATTAAACCGGTTAATAagctattttttaataaataagagcaaaatcggtttattataacaaaaataataaattcaattgtccttattataattattagatccgGTTTGTTCCGATCAATTTACACAATAGAAAttgaattatatttaaattttttgataaaaagacaaatatatccttgatttttattttgcagatatttaaatccctaataatttaaaaatacaattaagtccctataaaaaaaattctaacccTACTTCCTTATCCCTGCCCAAGCCCAAATTCAAGCCTAACGGTAAAATAATTTGTAGCCTTCTGGATCGTGGTTTAAGGTTTGGCTCTCTGACAGGGATATTGttggaaaataaaagaacaaggcaCACACACTCACGAAGAATATAAAATGAAGAGAAATGTATTAAATGTATTTATGTGTTGTTATTTATGAAATgattacatatgtatttatactttTCTTTGACGTCTAAACTTAATACATCCTAATAAACAAATggtttaaattaaaactaaatatagaCAACTTACTCAAACTGTGGTTTCTATTCATTCTTAAATTTTAACCATCAAGTTTATTTTTAACATTCTCCCTTAAACTTGATAATTTTCCGACTCCAATCATAATCCTTAACTTTTTGAGAAGCATCATATTTAAGAGGTTTTGTGAAAATGTCAGCAACTTGATCAAGTGATTTCACATACTGAACCTCCACATGCATGTTCTCAATACATTGTCGAATGAAATGATACTTTGTTTCTATGTGCTTGCTTCTGTCATGAAACAGTGGATTCTTTGCTAGGGCAATCGCTGACTTATTGTCCATCATGATCTTGGTGGATTCAGCTTGCTCAAAATGAAGTTCCTTCAGTAGTATCTTCAGCCAAATTGCATGACATGCACAGGCAGTGGCAGCAACATATTCAGCTTCACAAGTTGAAAGAGTGACTATAGGTTGTTTCTTTGAACACCAAGAAATTGCATTATTtcctaaaaagaaaacaaagccaGTAGTACTCTTCCTGTCGTCAATATCCCCAGCATAATCACTATCACAATTGTCCATTAATTTGAATTCATCTAAAGTTGAATAAAACATGCCATACTCAAGAGTGCCTCTAAGATAGCGAAGATTTCTGTTGGCTGCCTTCATATAGGTTTCTGTTGAATTCTCCATGTAACGACTAATTAacccaactgaaaataaaatgtcAGGTCTAGTACAGGTCAAATACCTTAAACTCCCTACGAGACTTCTGAATAATGTTCGATCAACTTTTCTTACACCTTTCTCTTTGGAAAGTTTGACTCCACACTCCATAGGTGTATTGGTAGGATTGCAGTCTAGCATGTTGAGTTTCTTCAATAGCTCTCTTGCATAAGCCTGTTGTGAGATGAAAATTCCATCCTGCATTTGTTTCACTTCAATTCCCAAATAATAAGACATTAGTCCCATATCACTCAACTCAAATTCTTGAGCCATTACCTTCTTAAATTCTTCAaacattatttgattattttctATGAATATAAGGTCATCCATATAGACACAAACAAATAACaaattttctctttcctctttcgcATAGAGTGCATATTCATGAATGCACCTAGTGAAACCATTATCTTAAAAATACGTATCAAGACGATCAttccaagctcttggagcttgcttcagtCCATATAAGGCCTTTTTAAGCCTTAAAACTTTATCTTCACAACCCTCAACAAAAAAAACCCAAAGGTTGTTCAATATAAACTTCTTCCAGAAGATTACCATTCAGAAAAGCAGACTTCACATCCATTTGGTGGATTTTCCAGTTATTCTGTGCTGCAAGTGACAACAATAGCCTTATTGTCTCCAAGCGAGCAACTGGAGCAAACACCTCATCATAATCTATTCCTTGCTTCTGCTTATACCCTTTTGTAACGAGTCTTGCCTTATACCTTTCTACATCACCTTTAGAGTTCTTCTTAACTCTGTAAACCTATTTGACTCCAATAGCCTGATGACCACTTGGAAGTGATGCAAGTTCCCAAGTGTTGTTCTTCTCAATTGCTTGAATTTCTTCCTCCAGAGCTTGTATCAATTTCTCATCTTTGACAGcttctttaaaacttaaaggctCATCATTGGAGAGTAAATACAATAAATTTTCATCCTCTAGCCTTTCTGTTTGCTTATAGAGATCAAAGAGACTTCGATATCTATGAGGGCCTTCGCTTGAACTAGAGGATGGAGAAGACGATGATGATGCTAGTGGGGTTAATGCTGGTGTTGAAGGATCGATTTCGCCTTGCACTTCTTGCATCGGGGCTTCTTTTTCCTCAAAGTAAGGCAGAAAATCATAAGTGACTTCATTTTGTGTACTCCAGTCCCACTTTGCATTTTCTTCAAACTCAACATCTCTgcttattattactttattattaaTGGGATTGAAGAATTTGTAGCCTTTAGTATTCTCCTCATAACCAATAAATACAAGCTTTTAACTCCTATCATCAAGCTTCGATCTTTCTTGCTCAGGAATTTGGACATATGTAATAGATCCAAATACTCTTAAATGTGATACATTAGGCTTCAAACTACTCCATGCTTCTTAAGGTGTTATATCTCTCAAACTCTTGGTAGGTGAGCGGTTTGAGAGATAAACTGCACATGCAACTGCTTCTCCCCATAACTCTTTTGGTAATGACTTACTTTTTAACATCGTTCTTGCCATATTTAGAATTGTCTTATTCTTTCTTTCAgcaaccccattttgttgaggtgatCTAGGAAGAGGTAGGGGATGTCGAATACCATGATTTTCACAAAACATCTTGAATTTATTTGAAGTGAATTCTCCACCTCTGTCAGTTCTGAGAGCTTTTATCTCATAGCCACCTTCTTTTTCAACGAGGgctttaaacttcttgaatgctTCAAATGCTTCACTCTTTTGCTTCAAGAAATAAACCCATATTTTTcttgaataatcatcaatgaaaataaaaaaatatgcgcTCTTACCAAGTGACAAAGGCTTCATAGGTCCACAAACATCCGCGTGGATAAGCTGAAGTGGCTTGGTAGCTCTTGATTTGGACTGCTTTGGAAAACTCTTTCTTGAATGTTTTCCAAGTAAACAAGCTTCACATAATTGATGAGGATGATCAATTGTTAAAATTCCTTTTACCATCTTCTTTGTTCCTAATTCTTTGAGCCCACCAAAATTTAAATGTCCATATCTCATATGATAAATCCATGGTAGATCTTCAATACATGACTTCAAACATATAGCTCCACCGCTTCTCATGTTTAACAAGAACATACGATTTTTTGTCATAGAAACCTTAGCAATAagattttcatttttatctctaaGCCAAAGATAACAATCTTCCATGACTATCTTGTAACCATTCTCCATAAGTTACCCAATACTCAAgatattattcttcatctttggGATGTAATAAACATTGATAAGAATCTTATGACTTCCATTCTTCAGCTCGAATAGAATCGTCCCTTTGTCATTGATCTCTGTTTTTGATTCATCACTGGTACGCGAAATCGTggttacactttaattatgtaaaattcattgctctttctttccagggcaatggctccaaaaacatgatgccaataccatggttcacaattccgtgtaactgaccagcaagtgcactgggtcgtccaagtaataccttacgtgagtaagggtcgaatcccacggagattgttggtatgaagcaagctatggtcaccttgtaaatctcagtcaggcagatataaagtgataatggagttttcgaaattaataataaaatagggataagaaacacttatgtaaatcgttggtgagagtttcagataagcgtacagagatgcttttgtccctctgaatctctgctttcctgctgtcttcatccaatcagtcttactcctttccatggctggctttatgtaatgcatcccattgtcaatggctactttcggtcatctctcgggaaaatgatccaatgccctgtcacggcatggctaatcgtctggaggcatcacccttgtcaatggttacatcctatcctctcagtgaacaaTATGCTAACAtcctctgtcacagcacgactattcatctgtcagttctcgattatgtcggaataaaatccattgattcttttgcgttctgtcactacgcccaacaatcgcgagtttgaagctcgtcacagtcattcaatcattgaatcctactcggaataccacagacaaggtttagactttccggattctcttgaatgccgccatcattctagcttacaccacgaagatcctgattaagggatccaagagatattcattctagcttgttgcatgtagaacggaagtgtttgtcaggcacgcgttcataagggagaaggatgatgagcgtcacataatcatcaccttcatcacgttcttgggtgcgaatggatatcttagaagcgaaataagatgaattgaatagaaaacagtagtactttgcattaatctttgaggaacagcagagctccacaccttaatctatggagtgtagaaactctaccgtatgaaaatacataagtgaaggtccaggcatggccgagatggccagccctcaaacgtgatctaagatagcatacaactgatcaaagatattcaaaaagactagtaaaaggtcctatctataataaactagctactagggtttacatgagtaagtaattgatgcataaatccacttccggggcccacttggtgtgtgcttgggctgagctttgagtgttacatgtgcagaggtcatttgtggagttgaacgtcaggttttgatccatttctggcgttcaactctggttttggatccttttctggcgctggacgccagatttgggcagagagctggcgttgaacgccagtttacgtcatctattcttggccaaagtatggactattatatattgctggaaagctctggatgtctactttccaacgcaattgaaagcgcgccattttgagttctataactccagaaaatccattttgagtgcagggaggtcagaatccaacagcatcagcagtccttcttcaacctctgaatctgatttttgctcaagtccctcaatttcagccagaaaatacctgaaatcacagaaaaacacacaaactcatagtaaagtctagaaatgtaaatttaacataaaaactaatgaaaacatccctaaaagtaactagatcctactaaaaacatactaaaaacaatgccaaaaagcgtataaattatccgctcatcacaacaccaaacttaaattgttgcttgtccccaagcaactaaaaatcaaataggataaaaagaagagaatatactataaattccaaactatcaatgaaacatagctgcaatcatatgagcgggacttatagctttttgcctcttgaatagttttggcatctcactttatccattgaggttcagaatgattggcatctataggaactcagagttcagatagtgttattgattctcctagttcagtatgatgattcttgaacacagcttctttatgagtcttggccgtggccctaagcactttgttttccagtattaccaccggatacataaatgccacagacacataactgggtgaaccttttcagattgtgactcagctttgctagagtccccaattagaggtgtccagggttcttaagcacactctttttttttgctttggaccttgactttaaccgctcagtctcaagttttcacttgacacctacacgccacaagcacatggttagggacagcttggtttagccgcttagaccaggattttattcctttaggtcctcctatccactgatgctcaaagccttgggatcctttttatttgcccttgccttttggttttaagggttattggctttttactcttgcctcttggttttaagagcttttggctttttctgcttgctttttctttttctttctatttttttttcacctatttttttctgcaagctttgttctttgctgctttttcttgcttcaagaatcatttttatgatttttcagattatcaaataacatgtctccttgtcatcattctttcaagagccaacatatttaacattcttaaacaacaacttcaaaagacatatgcactgttcaagcatacattcagaaaacaagaagcattgtcaccacatcaatataattaagctaagttcaaggataaattcaaaactcatgtacttcttgttcttttgaattaaaacattttttttaagaaaggtgatggattcataggacattcatatctttaagacaaagttactaacaactaatgatcatgtaatgaagacacaaacatagataagcacatatcatagagaaaacaaaaaacagaagaaataagaacaaggaatgaatccaccttagtgatggtggcgtttccttcttgaggaaccaatgatgtccttgagctcttctatgtctcttccttgtctttgttgctcctccctcattgctctttgatcttctcttatttcatgaagtatgatggagtgctcttgatgttccacccttagttgtcccatattggaactcaattctcctagggaggtgttgatttgctcccaatagttttgtggaggaaagtgcatttgaggcatctccgggatctcatggtgatgaacttcatacgcctcttgagctccatgaatgggctctcttgcttgctccatctttttcttagtgatgggcttgtcctctttgatgaggatatcttcctctatgtcaatcccagccgaattgcataggtggtagatgaggtgaggaaaggctaaccttgccatagtggaggacttgtcagccaccttgtagagttcttgaggtataatctcatgaacttccacctcttctccaatcatgatgctatgaatcatgatggcccggtctatagtaacttcagaccggttgctagtgggaatgattgagcattgaatgaactccaaccatcctctagctacaggcttatggtccagtcttcttagttgaaccgggttgcctttggagtcaagcttccattgagctccttccacacatatgtccataaggacttggtccaacctttgattaaagttgacccttctagtgtaggggcgttcatctccttgcatcataggcaagttaaatgccaacctcacattttccggactaaaatctaagtatttcccccgaaccattgtaacatagttctttggatccgggttcttactttgatcatggttcttggtgatccatgcattggcatagaactcttgaaccattaggatgccgacttgttggatggggtttgttagaacttcccaacctcttctttgaatctcatgtggatctccggatactcatttcttttgagtttgaaagggacctcagggatcaccttcttcttggccacaacatcatagaagtggtcttgatgggctttggagatgaacttttccatctcccatgactcggaggtggaagcttttgtcttccctttcccctttctagaggattctccggtcttaggtgccatcaatggtaatggaaaaacaaaaagcttatgcttttaccacaccaaacttagaattttgctcgccctcgagcaataaagaaaaaatagttggagaagaagaagaaatggaggagagggagagagggaagtgtttcggccaagaagggtgtagaggggtgttgttgtgtgaatttgatgaagaatggagggctttatatagggaagggagggggggtattggttcggccatatgggtgggtttgggtgggaaattggttttgaattttgaaggtaggtggagtttatgaggtaggtttattgggaagagtgggtggatgtgagtggtgaaggtttaatagggaagagggatggaggtgataggtgaaggattttggggaagagtgtttattgggaagagaggatgattgagaagagagaagagagtgagtggaggtaggtg
Encoded here:
- the LOC112750047 gene encoding WAT1-related protein At5g40240 isoform X2, with the translated sequence MVNKNVLPFVGMVMVVMSQSGGMVINKAAMSDGMNKYVMLLYSYVISTFLLLPFPILHYFRSDERTTTLTFSSLWSFFLLGLIGCSGQILSYVGIELSSPTLASAMLNLIPAFTFLLALIFRMEEACWRDLRTQAKVLGTAVSIGGAFVVIFFKGPAILNNTQSTTLSLQFSQQVNWILGGFFCACDSFLGALWYIYQTSIAKKCPELMVMVFFQSLFSTLECALFALFAVRDAEAWLLKLHTGWLAMLYQGIGANVIRFILLTWCVRRAGPLFCSMFKPVGIIFTVFMGAIFLGDHFYLGSLVGAVIIVVGFYVVMWGKAAQEDKVDIHYLESASCNNNVPLLQKNTA
- the LOC112750047 gene encoding WAT1-related protein At5g40240 isoform X4, yielding MVNKNVLPFVGMVMVVMSQSGGMVINKAAMSDGMNKYVMLLYSYVISTFLLLPFPILHYFRSDERTTTLTFSSLWSFFLLGLIGCSGQILSYVGIELSSPTLASAMLNLIPAFTFLLALIFRMEEACWRDLRTQAKVLGTAVSIGGAFVVIFFKGPAILNNTQSTTLSLQFSQQVNWILGGFFCACDSFLGALWYIYQSLFSTLECALFALFAVRDAEAWLLKLHTGWLAMLYQGIGANVIRFILLTWCVRRAGPLFCSMFKPVGIIFTVFMGAIFLGDHFYLGSLVGAVIIVVGFYVVMWGKAAQEDKVDIHYLESASCNNNVPLLQKNTA
- the LOC112750047 gene encoding WAT1-related protein At3g28050 isoform X3 → MVNKNVLPFVGMVMVVMSQSGGMVINKAAMSDGMNKYVMLLYSYVISTFLLLPFPILHYFSRSDERTTTLTFSSLWSFFLLGLIGCSGQILSYVGIELSSPTLASAMLNLIPAFTFLLALIFRMEEACWRDLRTQAKVLGTAVSIGGAFVVIFFKGPAILNNTQSTTLSLQFSQQVNWILGGFFCACDSFLGALWYIYQSLFSTLECALFALFAVRDAEAWLLKLHTGWLAMLYQGIGANVIRFILLTWCVRRAGPLFCSMFKPVGIIFTVFMGAIFLGDHFYLGSLVGAVIIVVGFYVVMWGKAAQEDKVDIHYLESASCNNNVPLLQKNTA
- the LOC112750047 gene encoding WAT1-related protein At5g40240 isoform X1: MVNKNVLPFVGMVMVVMSQSGGMVINKAAMSDGMNKYVMLLYSYVISTFLLLPFPILHYFSRSDERTTTLTFSSLWSFFLLGLIGCSGQILSYVGIELSSPTLASAMLNLIPAFTFLLALIFRMEEACWRDLRTQAKVLGTAVSIGGAFVVIFFKGPAILNNTQSTTLSLQFSQQVNWILGGFFCACDSFLGALWYIYQTSIAKKCPELMVMVFFQSLFSTLECALFALFAVRDAEAWLLKLHTGWLAMLYQGIGANVIRFILLTWCVRRAGPLFCSMFKPVGIIFTVFMGAIFLGDHFYLGSLVGAVIIVVGFYVVMWGKAAQEDKVDIHYLESASCNNNVPLLQKNTA
- the LOC140179177 gene encoding uncharacterized mitochondrial protein AtMg00810-like, translated to MAQEFELSDMGLMSYYLGIEVKQMQDGIFISQQAYARELLKKLNMLDCNPTNTPMECGVKLSKEKGVRKVDRTLFRSLVGSLRYLTCTRPDILFSVGLISRYMENSTETYMKAANRNLRYLRGTLEYGMFYSTLDEFKLMDNCDSDYAGDIDDRKSTTGFVFFLGNNAISWCSKKQPIVTLSTCEAEYVAATACACHAIWLKILLKELHFEQAESTKIMMDNKSAIALAKNPLFHDRSKHIETKYHFIRQCIENMHVEVQYVKSLDQVADIFTKPLKYDASQKVKDYDWSRKIIKFKGEC